A part of Oncorhynchus clarkii lewisi isolate Uvic-CL-2024 chromosome 17, UVic_Ocla_1.0, whole genome shotgun sequence genomic DNA contains:
- the LOC139370721 gene encoding uncharacterized protein, whose protein sequence is MALKGYTKQKNKTNSPYYLENILETNEHPEDHKEYVMFHGTTKEATELIKKNGFTPSREELGPGVYVSRDIGKAIKYPLGVSNNKRRVLKVKVDVGKVKIIDQQNHPMQETWHTEHGYDTAWVPPGVSMVLSNQQGNCVYDPKRIKVMQVMKVKENNISRHRHLQSGVSPEDSHVYVMYHGTSKQIAVDIQRNGFEPSKDGMLGAGVYLSRDIRKAIKYPIGADDSDKMVLKVKVDVGKVKIIDVQGHDMQYDWHTYGYDTAWVPPGVGMVPSNQQENCVYDPKRIKVMALLKVAILKKLNPSLEVES, encoded by the exons ATGGCGTTGAAGGGGTACACcaagcagaaaaacaaaacaaattcacCATACTACTTAGAAAACATTCTTGAGACCAATGAGCATCCAGAGGATCACAAAGAATATGTGATGTTCCATGGCACCACAAAAGAGGCTACAGAGTTGATAAAGAAGAATGGTTTCACACCATCAAGAGAAGAACTTGGGCCTGGTGTGTATGTCAGTCGAGACATCGGGAAAGCAATTAAATACCCCCTTGGTGTTTCCAACAATAAGAGAAGAGTACTAAAAGTCAAAGTGGATGTAGGGAAGGTTAAAATCATAGATCAACAGAACCACCCCATGCAGGAGACCTGGCATACCGAGCATGGATATGACACGGCCTGGGTTCCCCCAGGGGTCAGTATGGTGCTGAGCAACCAACAGGGGAACTGTGTCTACGACCCAAAGAGAATCAAAGTCATGCAGGTCATGAAAGTAAAAGAAAACAACAT ATCTCGACACCGTCATCTTCAGAGTGGAGTCTCCCCTGAGGACAGCCACGTCTACGTGATGTACCATGGAACATCAAAACAGATTGCTGTGGATATACAGAGAAATGGATTCGAACCTTCCAAAGATGGCATGCTTGGTGCAGGTGTTTACCTCAGTCGAGACATACGAAAAGCCATTAAATACCCCATTGGGGCCGATGACTCAGACAAGATGGTTCTGAAAGTGAAGGTGGATGTTGGCAAGGTTAAGATCATTGATGTGCAGGGTCACGACATGCAATACGACTGGCACACATATGGGTATGACACTGCCTGGGTTCCACCTGGTGTTGGCATGGTGCCGAGCAACCAACAGGAGAACTGTGTCTACGACCCAAAGAGAATCAAAGTCATGGCATTGCTGAAAGTGGCCATCTTGAAAAA GTTAAACCCCTCACTGGAGGTTGAGTCTTGA
- the LOC139369399 gene encoding uncharacterized protein, translated as MKPNSPYLDNFLYTGEHPEDQRTYVMFHGTSVEAAELIKKNGFILSRADISMLGAGVYVTRDIQKACEYPLGVSNSKRRVLKVRVDVGKVKIIDQQDHPMQKTWHTEHGYDTAWVPPGVDMVESNRQENCVYDPKRIKVMEVMKVNKKTISRHRHLQSGVSPEDSHVYVMYHGTSKQIAVKIQRNGFKPSKDGMLGAGVYLSRDIRKAIKYPIGADDSDKMVLKVKVDVGKVKIINKQDHDMQYNWHTKHGYDTAWVPPGVGMVNSDQEEDCVFDPKRITVLTMLKVSTMKM; from the exons ATGAAACCAAACTCTCCATACTTAGACAACTTTCTCTACACTGGTGAACATCCTGAGGATCAACGAACATATGTGATGTTCCATGGCACCTCAGTAGAGGCTGCAGAGCTGATTAAGAAGAATGGCTTCATACTATCAAGAGCAGATATCAGCATGCTTGGTGCTGGTGTTTATGTTACACGGGACATTCAAAAAGCCTGTGAATACCCCCTTGGTGTTTCCAACTCTAAGAGAAGAGTACTAAAAGTCAGAGTGGATGTAGGGAAGGTTAAGATCATAGACCAGCAGGATCACCCCATGCAGAAGACCTGGCATACCGAGCATGGATATGACACCGCCTGGGTTCCACCAGGTGTCGATATGGTAGAAAGCAACCGACAGGAGAACTGTGTCTACGACCCAAAGAGAATCAAAGTCATGGAGGTCATGAAAGTAAACAAAAAGACCAT ATCTAGACACCGTCATCTTCAGAGTGGAGTCTCCCCTGAGGACAGCCACGTCTACGTGATGTACCATGGAACATCAAAACAGATTGCTGTGAAAATACAGAGAAATGGATTCAAACCTTCCAAAGATGGCATGCTTGGTGCAGGTGTTTACCTCAGTCGAGACATCCGAAAAGCCATTAAATACCCCATTGGGGCCGATGACTCAGACAAGATGGTTCTGAAAGTGAAGGTGGATGTTGGCAAGGTTAAGATCATTAACAAACAGGATCACGACATGCAATACAACTGGCACACTAAGCATGGGTATGACACTGCCTGGGTTCCACCTGGTGTTGGCATGGTGAATAGCGACCAGGAGGAGGACTGTGTTTTCGACCCAAAGAGAATCACAGTGCTGACAATGCTGAAAGTGTCCACCATGAAAATGTGA